The Polyangium spumosum region CAGGTGATCCCGGGCAAGGCTGGCGTCGAGCCCACCCGCGTCTACATCTGCTCGAACTACCGCGAGAAGAAGACGTGCTCGAACAGCCTCCGTCGCCCCGTCGAGGCCGTGGACGCAGCCGTCCTCTCGTACGTCGAGCGCAAGATCCTCACCGAGGAGGTCATCTCGATGGTCCTCCGTGAGGTCCGCGCGCGGCTCAAGGTCCGGTCCGAGGGGAATGGAGACGAGGTGGCGGAGCTGGAAGCCCAAGCTCGCAAGGTGAAGACGGAGCTTGACCGTCTCGGGGCAGCTCTCGTGGCGACCGACGACAAGCCCGAGACCGTCCTCCGGATGATCACGGAGAGGGAGCAGCGGCTCTCAGCTCTCAACGGCCGCATCGCGATCCTCAAGACCGCACCCCAGGTTCTCGACCTGGAGGTCCGTCGCCTGGAGAAGGACGCCAAGAAGCGCCTCGAAGACCTTCGAGGGTTGACCGAGAAGCGGCCCGAGGACGCCCGGCGAGCCTTGGAGAGACTGCTCGTCGGCCCGTTGACGATGAGCCCTGTGGAGACCCCGGAAGGACGGCGTTACCGCGTCACGGGGAAGACAGGGCTCAGCAGTATGGATGGCGTCCCCAGCGGGATTCGAAACATTGCCAATCCCCGAATTGGTGGGTTCGCTCTCCGAAATCGCGGCCTGAATTCTCGCCACGCTGGATGGTTGAAGCCATCCGCATTCGTTCCGATGGCATAGGACGGATATTGTCCGATCGCTAGGCAAGCTAGGACATTATCTTTCCTATATAGCGTTACGTTCGCCTTGCTTTCCAGGGTTGGCGGCTGATACCGATCTGCCATGGTCGCTCGACCGAAGGCGCCGGATCCCGATGTGCTCGCGCTCGGCCGCGAGGGCTCGCCGGACGAAGTGATCACAGGCTCGGCCGGGTGGCACGTCGCCACGGCTGATGCGCTCGACTTCGCCGAAACGCTCCCGGACGCGTGCGCGCATGCGGTTTGGACCGATCCGCCCTACTGCTCGGGCGGGTACACGGAGTCCGCCAAGCGCCAGTCCCGCGGCATGATCCGGCATCAAAGCGTGAAGGCCATGGGCTGGTTCATCAATGACAACATGGGATCCGCGGGGATCGTGTGGCTCCTCCGTTGCGTCGCGGTTCAAGCGTTCCGGATCCTGCTCGAGGGCGGGAGCCTCGGCGTCTTCTGCGATTGGCGCATGGTTCCGCTCCTCGCGCCGGCCCTCGAGTCGAGCGGGCTGCGCTGGCAAGGGATGATCGTCTGGGACAAGGGAGCGCCGGCCCTCGGGGCCGGGTTCCGGCGTCAACACGAGGTCGTCCTCCACTTCGTCAAGGGGACCGGCGTCTTTCACGATGCGAGCACGGGGGACGTTGTGAACTGCTCGCGGCTCCACCATGAGGCGCGGAATCACCAAACGGCCAAGCCTCCCGAGGTGATCGAGCGGTGCCTTTCGGTCGTCGCTCCGCCCGGGGGCCTGGTCGTCGATTTCTTCACGGGGGGCGGCTCGACGGGGGTTGCCGCGCGGCGGCTCGGGATGCGGTTCCTCGGGAGCGAGATCGATCCGAGGATCGCGGCGCGAGCACGGGAGGCGATCCGCACCCAAACCACCGACGCGCGACACGTGCGCAAGGCGAACCAACTCGGGCTCTTCGACGGTGAATGATGGCAAGCCCTGCCGAAGTCGCCTCTCGTGCGATCCGTGATTCAAGGCGGCCGGATCTGCGTCTCGCGGAAAAGGCCATTCTCCAGGCGATAGCCTCGCGGCTGAACGCGGACGGGGAGGCGTTCTCCGGATACGACACGATCGCCGATGACGCAGGGACAACGCGGTCGGTTGTCGCGGAAGTGGTGCCGTTCCTGCGACGCGCGGGCGTGCTGGTTGTCGAGGCTCCGCGCGGCGCGAGGGCCTCGAACCTGTACCGGATCGACGTCGAGGCGCTCGATCGGTCGCCCGAGGAATCGCCGTCTGCTCGGCGGACCCGTCCGCGGAAGGGAGGCGTCCGCGTGGCGGACGGGTCGAGCCTCGCTGAGGTCCGCGCCGCGGACGGCATGGGTCCGCCCGGCGGACCGGTGGCAGAGGGCGCCGAGGTCCGCGCCGCGGACGGCGGGGGTCCGCCCGGCGGACGGGTGGCGGTGGGCGCCGAGGTCCGCGCCGCGGACGGGTCGAGCCTCGCCGAGGTCCGCGCCGCGGACGGCTGGGGCTCTCCAGGGGTCCGCGTGGCGGACGGCGGCGGTCCGCGCGGCGGACCCGAAGCTCTCTCTCTGGATCACGATCAGAAAGATCCAGAAAGAGATCCAGAGAGAGAGGCGACGAAAGCGCGGAGCTCGAAGAGGCGGGCTCGAGGCGCGGCGCGGGGCGAGGCCGGGCCGTACCAGGTTGGGCTCGTGGGGATCGCCTCGGCGAGCGACGGGGGCGAGGCGCCGAAACGGCGAAAGCCGCTCTTGCCGATGCCGGATGGCTGGGCTCCCTCGCCGAGGATGCGGCAATGGGCGCTGGCTCAAGCCGAAAAGGCCGGTCTCTCGTGGACCGACGCGGACGTGGATCACGAGATCGCCACGTTTTGCGGTCTGGCGAGGGCAAAGGATCAGCGCTGGGCGGATTGGGGGGCTGCCTGGGAGAATTGGATCCGCAGGGGGATCAAGTTCGCCTGGAAGCAGGGGAAGACCGAGGACCGGCGGACGGCGGGCGCCGGTCCTCGTCGGGCCGTGGGATTGCAGCCGCTCGGGGATGCCTGCGACAAGGAGGCTCCTCCCGGGCTCTTCGATTCGGACGATTTGATGGCTTCGCCCGGAGGTGGATACTTATGAGGCGCGGTGGCTTTCAATCGGTGGCGGAGACCTTGGCCAGTTTTGCAGGGCCGCCCCTCGGGGTGTACGCGTGCGCGAATGACTGCGGGCGGACGACGCGCCTGCCGGGCGTGTGTGCGGGGTGCGTGGAGGACGAGGTCCGGGCGAAGTATCAGCGGGAGCTGCTTCCGGCGCTGCGGTCGATCCCGCCGCGGTTCACGTGGGCGATCCCCGGGGAGGATGAGGCGGCCGAGCGGCTGAAGCACAAGCGGATCCAGGACTGGCCACGGGTTCGGCGGGAGCTCATCGAGGCCATGGAGGCGGGCCGGAACGTGGTCCTGCTCGGGCCCAAGCCCCAGGTCGGGAAGACGTCGGCGGCGTGCGTGATGCTCCGGCGCGTGATCGAGCTGGGCGCGCTCGACGCGCTGCCCGAGGACGCGCGAATGGCGGCGCTCGGGAGCGGGCCCGCGGCGCGGCCGGGGGAGCGGCCGCGGTTCGCGTCGGATCGGCTCGCGGAGCAGGTGAGGATCGCGCGAGGGGCGCGGTTCGTCGCGGTGCGGGACGTGCGCGGGGAGAGTCCCGAGGCCGTCGAGACGCGGCGCGAGGCGAAGCGGGCGACGGTGCTGGTATTCGATGACGTCGGGGACGAGCTCGATGGTGCGCCCGTGGGCTCGGGGTGGATTCCAGACAGGATCGCCGGGACGCGAGAGGTGGTCGATTACCGGCACAAGCGGCCCGAGCTCCGGACGATCTTCACGACGTGGCTTCCCAAGCGGGAGATGGCGAAGTTTTACGGGGGCGGTACCGCGGAGCGGGTGTATGAGCACGCGGCGGTGGTGCGCGTCGGGCCGCAAGAGGGCGGCGCGTGAAACTCGGCGAGCATGACGGGGACGAGGGGTCCGAGGGGGAGCCGGATCCGTTGATCCAGGCGATCGAGCCGGCTCCCGGGCGAGCGAGATCGTAAGCCTACCAGCGCCCCGTCGAGGCGGACGCGGTTGCAAAGCTCGTAAAGGGACTACTTGAACCGTGCCGCTACTTGCTCTTCGGAAAGAGCTTCTTGTGTCTTAAACTGTGTCACTAGTAGAAACGACCCTTTCGTGCGGGCCCCATCGGCGTCTGTAATGGAGTAGGAGCAGGTGACAGACCAGCCATTTGCATCCATGGCCTCGGCGCGCACCAGAAAATACACCAGGTCTTCAGCGACACCGGGCGCAATGTTCTTGACTCGTTGTCGGACACACACTTTTCCGCCACGGCCAAAAGTTCGGTCGATATAGACGTGTCTCGCCGTGTCCATTTTCCACCTGGGGGCTATACCCCTGAGGTGCTCAGGCACACTTGGAGCCTCGTATCCAACCAAATTCACCTGCTCACAACCTTCAAACTCAAGATCGACGGTCACCTCTTTCGCTGGCTTATTGCCTGTGTTTCGCACTCTGGCATGGAAAGTCATAGAGCGGTTAGCCCTATCCAGAAACCGCTCATACTCACTGTGGCTCGAACTTACAACGCCTGTTACCGCATCAACAATTGCCGCCGATTCCCGGTTAAGCACATATTTGGGCACCTCGTACGCGACCTCGGAACTGTCGACAAATACATTATCATAAGCATCGGTGAGTTCCAGACAAACGCGTTTACCTCCCTTCACCTCCTCGACTTGTCGTCTCAAGGCCTCATTCTCCGCCGATAATCTGGCGAGTTCATCAGCCACTGTCGAAGAAAAATCAATCGAATCTCCGCGGTACCAGCCAGGCCGCGGACACCGTCTATCCTCGTCATCGTGAATGTGGTTTCTGAGAGCCTCAACCACTTTGCGCGCAAGATCTTCCGCATCCGTCCACTCTTGGACTAGGTGTTGCTTCTTAAGCCTTGCTTTAAATGTAATCAATTTCGCTTGCTTGGCTGCGTCTTTCTCAACGTCAGCCTGGGTGATGTGAGTATCGGCACGGATAAAACCGAGCACAGGAATCCCTCGTTCGAGGGCATACTCATACTCTCGTTGGGTCCAACTAATGCCCGTCGTCTCGTCGATACTTCCGTAAGCGCCCGCAAGAATGACGACATAGTAGTCAGTCAGATCGATGACTCTTCTAATGGTTTCCCAGCCTCGATCGTTAGTCGCTGTGAAATTCTCCATGCCGGCGGGAATATGACGTGCATTCAATATAGCCCACGTGACACGTTCCCGCGCATCGTGTAAGTCGCGGTAGGTCGAGCTGACGAAAACCTGATACTTGGGGCGAGCTTGTTTCATGGTGGTTTGTCCTGCCTGGGACCCAGAACTGGGGGCGTGCGTCAAGCCTGGTTCTGCTCGATCTCGTCCGGGGTGAGCACTTCGACGGGATCAAAGCCCGAATTTTTCTTGTACGTCATGCGGTGCTCAAAGTTCGCCATGGAATCGGACGGGTCGATGCTGTCGAGCTTCAGGGCGAAGAGGGTCTCCCGATCGAAGGCGACGGACAGGATTGGATAGCGGTCGGGCTTGCCTGTCTGGGTGTTCGTCCATGGGTAGGCGACGTGGACGAGGGCCACGGGGATCGGGAGCAGGGCGAAGACCTCGCGGGCGATGCGAAGCGCTGCGCTACACACGTGGTCCTGGTAGATCGCCCAATAACGCTGGGTGGGCATCGATTTTTGAGACACCTTGCCCGTCGACGTCAAGGACAGGGACTCCGCGGGGAGGACGCTCTGGTTGTTCGCGGTGAGCCATGCCTCGACGCACCACGGGCGGGTGATGCATACGTTCAGCGAGGATCCGAGCTGCTGGAAGGCTTGGAAGGGGCCGAGGAAGTCGAGGACCGCCTGGCAGGCTTCCGGATCGCCGGAAAGGACGCCTTGCGCGGCGCGCTGAAACCATTTCCAGCGATCGACCTCGTTCATGTACGCGGCGTAATGGGCGCCGTACTCCTGCTC contains the following coding sequences:
- a CDS encoding DNA-methyltransferase, which encodes MVARPKAPDPDVLALGREGSPDEVITGSAGWHVATADALDFAETLPDACAHAVWTDPPYCSGGYTESAKRQSRGMIRHQSVKAMGWFINDNMGSAGIVWLLRCVAVQAFRILLEGGSLGVFCDWRMVPLLAPALESSGLRWQGMIVWDKGAPALGAGFRRQHEVVLHFVKGTGVFHDASTGDVVNCSRLHHEARNHQTAKPPEVIERCLSVVAPPGGLVVDFFTGGGSTGVAARRLGMRFLGSEIDPRIAARAREAIRTQTTDARHVRKANQLGLFDGE
- a CDS encoding DUF4062 domain-containing protein; protein product: MKQARPKYQVFVSSTYRDLHDARERVTWAILNARHIPAGMENFTATNDRGWETIRRVIDLTDYYVVILAGAYGSIDETTGISWTQREYEYALERGIPVLGFIRADTHITQADVEKDAAKQAKLITFKARLKKQHLVQEWTDAEDLARKVVEALRNHIHDDEDRRCPRPGWYRGDSIDFSSTVADELARLSAENEALRRQVEEVKGGKRVCLELTDAYDNVFVDSSEVAYEVPKYVLNRESAAIVDAVTGVVSSSHSEYERFLDRANRSMTFHARVRNTGNKPAKEVTVDLEFEGCEQVNLVGYEAPSVPEHLRGIAPRWKMDTARHVYIDRTFGRGGKVCVRQRVKNIAPGVAEDLVYFLVRAEAMDANGWSVTCSYSITDADGARTKGSFLLVTQFKTQEALSEEQVAARFK
- a CDS encoding DUF4236 domain-containing protein codes for the protein MALRFRKSIKIPGGFRVNLSSRGIGASWGVPGFRVSTGPSGSRAHFGLPGTGLHSSQNLGAGQRVGSSADAQYQQMLAVQHGPSRAAYFDPNRHEVELHEQHIRALTTLHHEGWSPWDWHRVAASPPPPQPYRQNHREAAALQALQAHRPGVLGKLTGADRRLEELQLAVHVARAQDEQEYGAHYAAYMNEVDRWKWFQRAAQGVLSGDPEACQAVLDFLGPFQAFQQLGSSLNVCITRPWCVEAWLTANNQSVLPAESLSLTSTGKVSQKSMPTQRYWAIYQDHVCSAALRIAREVFALLPIPVALVHVAYPWTNTQTGKPDRYPILSVAFDRETLFALKLDSIDPSDSMANFEHRMTYKKNSGFDPVEVLTPDEIEQNQA